GACCCGGAAGTCAAAGCCACGACGTCCGAAGACGCGATCCTCGACACCGTGCAGCAGATCAAAAAACTGATTCCCAAAGTCGACAGCATCCATTACCTGCGCGCGTACCAGAACGCCGAGAGAAAAGACCTGGTAGCCTTCGAATATGAAGTGGCCTCCGGGAATTCGGCGTATACCGTGACCGTGGTGCTCAAGCAAAAAGACGAAAACCATTTCACGGTTGCCGGCTTTCACACGACCATGAAGCCGCGGAAACTGACGGACACCAAAGGCGCGACGCCGTTTCATTTCGTGATGATCCTGCTGGCCGCGGCCTGCGTCCTCGCGACGCTCGCGAGCCTCGGTTATTTCGCCACGCGCAGGAACGACCCGAAAAAATGGGTGTATGCCGCGGGCTCTCTCATTGGATTTCCCGTGGGTCTCGGCCTCAACTGGACGACCGGCGCGATCCTGCTGCGGCTGGGCTTCAATATTCCGCCTGTCAGTTTCTCGGCGCCCGCGCAGCATCCCGGCATGTGGACGATCACGGTTTTCTTTCCTCTCGGCCTTTTTTTCATGATCTGGCACATGAGGAAAAGCAAAAAAGAACCCCCGGAGGGAGCCTCGCTATGAAACTCAAACTGGATTTTCACGATGTCGGCTGGTGGTACTGGCTGGCGACCTGGATCATGATCACGGCCGGCCTCGCGGGGTGGGAGGCGGGATTCTACATGGCCGCGGGCCTCGCGGCCTGGCAGATCGGGCATTATGCGCGCCTCGAAAAAAATCCCAAGGCGTTTTCCGTGCAGGTGCGGGCCGGATTTTTCCTGCTCATGGTGCTGGGGTTCATTCGCCCGCTGCGGTTCATTTACTGGATTCCTTTCACCGGGCTCATCGCCCGGCTCCTTGTCAACTACTGCTGCCTGGCGCGGGCCATGTCGCTGCTTCCCTGGAACCGCAAAGAGCCTCTCAGCGCCGGGCTTTTAAGGCGCACATTTCTGTCTCCGCCGACCGACGGGCCCATCGTCGGGCCATAGTCCCGTTTCGGGAAGAGCCTCACCGCAATTTCTTCTTTTCCCCGATTTTACGCGCACGCCTTCAGGAAGAGGATTCTTCCATGAAGCAGCCGCCGCAGACGCCGCCAAAGACACCAGAAGACCGCAAGCTCGAAAGCGCGCGCTGGCGTCTTTCCCGCAATCTGCACGACATGACCGACAAGGCCATGATTTTTCTTTCCCTTGTCTGGCTGCTTCTCGTCATCCTGGAGTTTTCCGGCAGCACGAACCCGCATATGGAAGCGTTCCTTTATTTTATCTGGATCGTTTTCATCGTGGACTTCGTCGTTGAATTCCTGATCGCGCCGCGCAAAAAAAAATACCTGGCTTCGCAATGGCTGATGGCGGTGTCGCTCCTTCTGCCCGCGTTCAGCATTTTCCGTGCGTTCCGGGCCTTCCGGGCGCTCCGGGCCCTGCGCTCGGCGCGTTCCGTCAGCCTCCTTCGGATGATTACGTCCGTCAACCGCGGCATGCATTCGGTAAAAGTCACCCTGCGCCGGCGCGGGATCGGATATCTCGTCGTCATCACGTTCCTGGTCGCATTGGCCGCCGCCGCCGCGATCCTGAATTTTGAAAATCCGCAGAGCCTGGCCGAAGCGGGGAAGACCGGGCCCGGCATTTCCACTTACGGAGACGCGCTGTGGTGGTCGGCCATGATCCTGACGACGCTGGGTTCGGAATACTGGCCCAAAACCCTGGAGGGCCGGATCCTGTGTTTCCTGCTTTCGGCATATGCCGTGGGCGTTTTCGGGTACATCACCGCGTCGATCGCGAGCCACTTCATGGGCGTGGATATCGGGCCGCAGAAAAAAGAGGAGGAGAAGCGCGCCGCCTGAT
This genomic interval from Verrucomicrobiia bacterium contains the following:
- a CDS encoding ion transporter — translated: MKQPPQTPPKTPEDRKLESARWRLSRNLHDMTDKAMIFLSLVWLLLVILEFSGSTNPHMEAFLYFIWIVFIVDFVVEFLIAPRKKKYLASQWLMAVSLLLPAFSIFRAFRAFRALRALRSARSVSLLRMITSVNRGMHSVKVTLRRRGIGYLVVITFLVALAAAAAILNFENPQSLAEAGKTGPGISTYGDALWWSAMILTTLGSEYWPKTLEGRILCFLLSAYAVGVFGYITASIASHFMGVDIGPQKKEEEKRAA